In Gulosibacter molinativorax, a single window of DNA contains:
- a CDS encoding aminotransferase class I/II-fold pyridoxal phosphate-dependent enzyme: MQIPGHGMTPEGLAANLADFVGAEALSCDLTRVLDGVDLGPHSPEVEAQKLAARAWGARRTWFLTNGASQANRMATLAVRGLGTRILAQRNAHSSLSDGIILAGLEPRFMLPSIDHEHGISHGVHPVTLANALKEAEEQGAPVHSIYLVSPSYFGTVADIRQLADIAHDHGVPLIVDCAWGAHFGFHPDLPETPTRLGADLMVTSNHKLGGSLSQSAMLHLGEGEFADVLEPLVDRAFSMTASTSPSSLLLGSLDISRHSLETGTEQIGRSIDSARRLREAIEHDPRFSLLDSGYSQFADIVALDPLHVVIDISCTGQDGNWVKSHMNDVHGIGFEMATDNTVVAILGAGQVIDHDLILAALNETADAGTTEAAASGRRVEALPLPVPGTLKMLPRDAYFADTEVVSWQDSIGRIAASALAAYPPGVPNMLPGELITTEVIDYLRAVAATPDGYVRGAPDPLVDTVRVITGG, translated from the coding sequence ATGCAGATCCCAGGACACGGTATGACTCCTGAAGGGCTCGCAGCCAACCTCGCTGACTTCGTTGGAGCTGAGGCGTTGTCCTGTGATCTCACTCGGGTACTGGACGGCGTGGATCTCGGCCCGCACTCCCCGGAAGTTGAAGCCCAGAAGCTCGCTGCTCGTGCATGGGGTGCCAGGCGGACGTGGTTTCTCACGAACGGTGCCTCACAGGCTAACCGCATGGCTACACTCGCCGTTCGCGGACTGGGCACCCGCATACTTGCTCAACGAAACGCACATTCAAGCCTGAGCGATGGCATCATTCTGGCAGGACTCGAGCCCAGGTTCATGCTTCCCAGCATCGATCACGAGCACGGGATCTCCCACGGCGTGCACCCTGTCACTCTTGCGAATGCACTCAAAGAAGCTGAGGAGCAGGGTGCGCCTGTGCACTCGATCTACCTCGTGTCGCCGAGCTACTTCGGCACGGTTGCAGACATCAGACAACTCGCGGATATCGCGCACGACCATGGAGTGCCCCTGATCGTTGATTGCGCGTGGGGCGCACATTTCGGGTTCCATCCAGACCTCCCCGAGACACCCACCCGTCTCGGGGCCGACCTCATGGTCACGAGTAACCATAAACTCGGCGGCAGCCTTTCCCAGTCAGCCATGCTGCACCTCGGAGAGGGAGAATTCGCCGATGTGCTCGAACCCCTCGTCGATCGCGCGTTCAGCATGACAGCCTCCACTTCGCCCAGCTCACTACTACTCGGATCGCTAGATATCTCGAGACACTCGCTTGAAACGGGTACCGAGCAGATCGGCCGGTCAATCGACAGTGCGCGCAGGCTCCGCGAGGCAATCGAGCACGACCCCCGCTTCTCGCTCCTCGACTCAGGGTATAGCCAGTTCGCCGATATCGTCGCCCTCGACCCGTTGCACGTCGTGATCGACATCAGCTGCACCGGACAGGATGGCAACTGGGTAAAGTCCCACATGAACGATGTTCATGGCATCGGCTTCGAGATGGCCACAGACAACACGGTCGTAGCGATTCTCGGGGCGGGCCAAGTCATCGACCATGACCTCATCCTCGCTGCGCTCAATGAAACTGCGGATGCTGGCACCACCGAGGCAGCCGCTTCAGGGCGACGTGTTGAGGCCCTGCCTCTCCCCGTTCCCGGAACGCTGAAGATGCTTCCTCGAGACGCTTACTTCGCCGACACAGAGGTGGTTTCGTGGCAGGACTCGATTGGCAGGATTGCTGCGAGTGCTCTCGCTGCGTATCCGCCAGGCGTGCCGAATATGCTGCCGGGCGAACTGATCACCACTGAGGTAATCGACTATCTCCGAGCAGTCGCCGCGACTCCCGACGGCTATGTGCGGGGTGCCCCTGATCCGTTGGTTGACACAGTTCGAGTCATCACGGGCGGCTAA